One window of Hydractinia symbiolongicarpus strain clone_291-10 chromosome 3, HSymV2.1, whole genome shotgun sequence genomic DNA carries:
- the LOC130636066 gene encoding uncharacterized protein LOC130636066, whose translation MLHIQMALCSIFKMEAAYTTANMLRIYCYFSILLLSTQAVRRLTIPSKNTHPVCKKNNIFHSDIVQDHSLKRGINPKNYTLLGQVPTMGDCMALCCATKHCNIAYMKNETCYGVTCYDAEKCSVGNATASFDSSGTQLALIIRNEMNRRVYVTAYLVVVVCAFGAAMAGTMWAVVIFYKRYSLVMPQKNKKQSSDEENCSDSQKPKSRMHY comes from the exons ATGCTTCACATACAAATGGCTCTTTGCAGCATATTTAAAATGGAGGCGGCTTATACTACTGCAAATATGCTACGCATATACTGTTATTTTTCAATACTGCTTCTCTCAACTCAAG CTGTGAGAAGACTGACAATTCCATCCAAGAATACACATCCAGtgtgtaaaaagaataatatatTTCACAGTGACATTGTTCAAGATCATTCTTTAAAGAGAGGCATCAATCCGAAGAATTACACTTTACTCGGTCAAGTACCCACAATGGGAGATTGCATGGCGTTGTGTTGCGCGACGAAACATTGTAACATTGCATATATGAAAAACGAAACCTGTTACGGCGTTACATGTTACGATGCGGAAAAATGTTCGGTGGGAAATGCAACGGCTTCATTCGATTCTTCTGGAACTCAGTTAGCATTGATAATCCGTAACGAAATGAACAGACGAG TATATGTTACTGCTTATTTGGTGGTGGTGGTGTGTGCTTTTGGTGCAGCCATGGCCGGCACAATGTGGGCTGTcgtcattttttataaaag ATACTCGCTTGTGATGCCACAGAAAAACAAGAAACAATCTTCTGATGAAGAGAATTGTTCAGACTCACAAAAG CCCAAAAGTCGCATGCATTACTGA
- the LOC130636902 gene encoding ATP-dependent DNA helicase PIF1-like: MRQRGDQCLIKLLNNIRVGNLEKQHEDLLNSKFIFQNNPNYPKDAIHIFAENQPASEHNKKMLNSTASDEINIEDIDKITENIPVSMVQKIHSRTQIETSGLAQNLLLKLNARLMLTLNIDISGKVTKIYLRVEDKSTGVKAMRTDPYALQENVTPVSRIEKEIKFNKQNLTSPTIKRMQFPLMLSWACTVHKIQGKTFCKIVVCFDLIKQRAFHSGQIYVALSLVTSLEGLYLRGTFSRSAIKSDTLATEQYNYIREYSKLTSKDAGVQYFLTDEENIATSPIHTSGSLIDHIYVHANVLNTFKVDTFVKNVNFMYELKGLTSQICIQTIEKFVQF; the protein is encoded by the exons ATGAGGCAGCGTGGTGATCAATGTTTGATTAAATTATTGAACAATATCAGAGTGGGAAACTTAGAAAAGCAACACGAAGATTTActaaattcaaaatttatttttcaaaataacccAAACTACCCCAAAGATGCGATTCATATCTTTGCTGAAAACCAACCCGCCTCtgaacacaacaaaaaaatgctgaACAGTACAGCATCGGATGAAATAAATATCGAGGACATTGACaaaattacagaaaatattCCTGTGTCAATGGTGCAAAAAATCCATAGCCGCACTCAAattgagacaagtggactagcTCAAAACCTCCTTTTAAAACTTAACGCGAGATTGATGTTGACATTAAATATCGACATATCAG gaaaagtaacaaaaatatatttgagagtggaagacaAAAGTACAGGAGTTAAAGCTATGAGAACAGATCCCTATGCTCTGCAAGAAAATGTTACTCCAGTAAGCAGGATagaaaaggaaatcaaatttaataaacagaATCTAACTTCACCTACTATAAAACGAATGCAGTTCCCACTAATGCTGTCATGGGCCTGTACTGTTCACAAGATTCAAGGAAAAACGTTTTGCaaaattgttgtttgttttgatttaataaAGCAACGAGCCTTTCACTCAGGACAAATCTATGTTGCATTAAGTCTAGTCACAAGCTTAGAGGGTTTATACCTAAGGGGGACATTTTCCAGATCAGCTATTAAATCAGACACACTAGCAACCGAGCAATACAATTACATACGAGAATACTCAAAATTGACATCAAAAGATGCTGGC gtgcaatattttttaactgacGAAGAAAACATTGCAACCTCTCCAATTCATACATCtggttcacttattgaccacatcTATGTCCATGCGAATGTTCTCAACACTTTTAAAGTCGATACATTCGTCAAAAATGTAAATTTCA TGTATGAGTTGAAGGGCCTAACATCGCAGATTTGTATTCAAACTATCGAAAAGTTTGTCCAGTTTTAA
- the LOC130636065 gene encoding uncharacterized protein LOC130636065: MKTQKATENFVEIWRSQPSLWDVKSPFYKDRNEKAKSYEIFKGRLGMEEKVVRSKINTLRSYFSAELKKVNNSNKSGAGRDDVYESKWPYFQSLLFLRDSIVPRKTTSSLEFDYNENTADKESGSLQNSPITLQEWVMEDEIDVCTTDVTSTKKPLPKKRKVSPKSSEDHMLKHAISVLEEKRGKTLSADELYGRTLGESLKAIPDRMQKEYLKVKIQELLFQAQMGLLAVPSFRTPTVQSPIPRNSSTHATQSYPPFVSPPLSPVLQNMYRHPVKIYQNTFQSRESLSDLNPESEGLQSAGY, from the exons ATGAAGACGCAAAAAGCGACCGAAAATTTTGTTGAGATTTGGAGAAGCCAGCCCAGTTTGTGGGATGTTAAATCCCCTTTCTATAAGGACAGAAACGAGAAGGCAAAAAGTTATGAGATATTCAAAGGTAGACTAGGAATGGAAG agaaAGTAGTGAGGAGTAAAATAAATACACTGCGAAGTTATTTCAGCGCAGAATTGAAGAAagtaaacaacagcaacaaaagtGGAGCAGGACGAGATGATGTTTACGAAAGTAAATGGCCATACTTTCAGTCCTTGCTATTCCTACGTGACTCCATCGtcccaagaaaaacaacttcttcGCTG GAATTTGACTACAATGAAAATACAGCTGACAAGGAGAGTGGGTCACTTCAAAATTCACCAATAACCCTCCAAGAATGGGTCATGGAGGATGAAATTGACGTGTGTACAACCGATGTGACATCAACGAAGAAGCCTCTCCCCAAAAAACGAAAAGTTTCCCCGAAATCTTCAGAAGATCACATGTTGAAGCACGCGATATCAGTTCTGGAAGAAAAACGCGGGAAAACACTGAGTGCAGATGAACTCTACGGTCGCACTCTTGGAGAGAGTCTAAAAGCCATTCCAGACAGAATGCAAAAAGAATACCTTAAAGTGAAAATACAGGAGCTCCTTTTTCAAGCTCAGATGGGATTACTCGCCGTACCCTCTTTCAGAACACCGACCGTTCAATCTCCGATCCCAAGGAACTCTTCAACACATGCCACACAAAGTTACCCACCCTTTGTGTCTCCGCCGTTATCGCCTGTTTTACAGAATATGTACCGACACCCAGTGAAAATATATCAAAACACTTTTCAGAGTCGAGAAAGTTTGTCAGATCTTAATCCAGAAAGTGAGGGCTTACAAAGTGCAGGGTATTAA